In one window of Vulpes vulpes isolate BD-2025 chromosome 1, VulVul3, whole genome shotgun sequence DNA:
- the AGER gene encoding advanced glycosylation end product-specific receptor, protein MAAGAAAAAGAWVLVLSLWGAVVGDRNITARIGKPLVLNCRGAPKKPPQQLEWKLNTGRTEAWKVLSPQGGPWDSVARVLPNGSLLLPAVGIQDEGTFRCRATSRNGKETRSTYQVRVYQIPGKPEIINPASELMAGVPSKVGTCVSEGGYPAGTLSWHWDGKPLIPDGKGVSVQEETRRHPETGLFTLQSELMVTPAQGGAPHPTFSCSFSPGLPRRRALHAAPIQLNVWESVPLEVQVMVEPGGMLAPGGTVTLTCETPAQSSVQIHWIKDGMPLPLPPSPMLVLSEVKPEDQGTYSCVAMHPSHGSQESRGVSVVIETDKEGPTTGYVEGQGLGTVALALGILGGLGIAVLLIGAIMWRRRQRQRQERKAPENQEEEEEEEERTELNQSEEPQAAESGAAGP, encoded by the exons ATGGCAGCGGGGGCGGCAGCGGCGGCAGGAGCCTGGGTGCTGGTCCTCAGTCTGTGGG GAGCAGTAGTAGGTGACCGAAACATCACAGCCCGGATCGGGAAGCCGCTGGTGCTCAACTGTAGAGGGGCCCCCAAGAAGCCACCGCAGCAGCTGGAATGGAAGCTG AACACAGGTCGGACAGAAGCTTGGAAGGTCCTATCTCCCCAGGGAGGTCCCTGGGATAGTGTAGCTCGTGTGCTCCCCAatggctccctcctcctgccagcAGTAGGGATCCAGGATGAGGGGACTTTCCGGTGCCGGGCAACGAGCAGGAACGGAAAGGAGACGAGGTCCACCTACCAAGTCCGAGTCTACC AGATTCCTGGAAAGCCAGAAATCATCAATCCTGCCTCTGAACTCATGGCTGGTGTCCCCAGTAAG GTGGGGACATGTGTGTCTGAGGGGGGCTATCCTGCAGGGACTCTTAGCTGGCACTGGGACGGGAAACCCCTCATACCTGATGGCAAAG GAGTCTCTGTGCAGGAGGAGACCAGGAGACACCCTGAGACAGGGCTTTTCACACTCCAGTCGGAGCTGATGGTGACCCCAGCCCAGGGAggagctccccaccccaccttctcCTGTAGCTTCAGCCCTGGCCTTCCCCGGCGTCGAGCCCTACATGCGGCCCCCATCCAGCTCAACGTCTGGG AGTCTGTGCCTCTGGAAGTCCAAGTGATGGTAGAGCCAGGTGGAATGCTAGCTCCTGGTGGTACTGTGACCCTGACCTGTGAAACTCCTGCCCAATCCTCTGTTCAAATCCACTGGATCAAGGAT GGcatgcccctgcccctcccccctagcCCCATGCTTGTCCTCTCTGAGGTGAAGCCTGAGGACCAGGGAACCTACAGCTGTGTGGCCATGCATCCCAGCCACGGATCCCAGGAAAGCCGTGGTGTCAGTGTCGTCATTG AAACAGACAAAGAGGGGCCAACCACAG GCTATGTggaagggcaggggctgggaacTGTCGCCCTGGCCCTGGGGATCCTAGGAGGCCTGGGGATAGCTGTCCTGCTCATTGGGGCCATCATGTGGCGAAGACGGCAACGCCAAAGACAGGAGAG GAAGGCCCCAGAaaaccaggaggaggaggaggaggaggaggagcgcaCAGAGCTGAATCAGTCAGAGGAGCCCCAGGCAGCTGAGAGCGGTGCAGCAGGGCCATGA
- the PBX2 gene encoding pre-B-cell leukemia transcription factor 2 yields the protein MDERLLGPPPPGGGRGGLGLVGGEPGGPGEPPGGGDPGGGSGGVPGGRGKQDIGDILQQIMTITDQSLDEAQAKKHALNCHRMKPALFSVLCEIKEKTGLSIRSSQEEEPVDPQLMRLDNMLLAEGVAGPEKGGGSAAAAAAAAASGGGVSPDNSIEHSDYRSKLAQIRHIYHSELEKYEQACNEFTTHVMNLLREQSRTRPVAPKEMERMVSIIHRKFSAIQMQLKQSTCEAVMILRSRFLDARRKRRNFSKQATEVLNEYFYSHLSNPYPSEEAKEELAKKCGITVSQVSNWFGNKRIRYKKNIGKFQEEANIYAVKTAVSVTQGGHSRTSSPTPPSSAGSGGSFNLSGSGDMFLGMPGLNGDSYSASQVESLRHSMGPGGYGDNLAGGQMYSPREMRANGGWQEAVTPSSVTSPTEGPGSVHSDTSN from the exons ATGGACGAGCGGCTGCTGGGGCCGCCCCCTCcaggcgggggccgcgggggcctggGATTGGTGGGTGGGGAGCCCGGGGGCCCTGGCGAGCCTCCCGGCGGCGGAGACCCCGGTGGGGGTAGCGGGGGGGTCCCGGGAGGCCGAGGGAAGCAAGACATCGGGGACATTCTGCAGCAGATAATGACCATCACCGACCAGAGCCTGGACGAGGCCCAGGCCAA GAAACACGCCCTCAACTGCCaccgcatgaagcctgctctcTTTAGTGTTCTGTGTGAAATCAAGGAGAAAACCG GCCTCAGCATCCGAAGCTCCCAAGAGGAGGAGCCGGTGGACCCACAGCTCATGCGCCTGGACAACATGCTTCTGGCAGAGGGTGTGGCTGGACCGGAGAaaggggggggctcagcggcagctgctgcagctgctgcagcCTCCGGGGGCGGCGTGTCCCCTGACAACTCCATTGAGCACTCCGACTACCGCAGCAAACTTGCCCAGATCCGCCACATCTACCACTCAGAGCTGGAGAAGTATGAGCAG GCCTGTAACGAGTTCACGACCCACGTCATGAACCTGCTGAGGGAGCAGAGTCGCACACGGCCTGTGGCACCCAAGGAGATGGAGCGCATGGTGAGCATCATCCATCGCAAGTTCAGTGCCATCCAGATGCAGCTCAAGCAGAGCACCTGTGAGGCTGTCATGATCCTGCGTTCCCGCTTCTTGGATGCCAG ACGAAAACGCCGCAACTTCAGCAAACAGGCCACTGAGGTCCTCAATGAGTATTTCTACTCCCACCTGAGTAACCCATATCCTAGTGAGGAGGCTAAGGAGGAGCTTGCCAAGAAGTGCGGAATCACTGTCTCTCAG GTCTCCAACTGGTTTGGCAACAAACGGATTCGctataagaaaaatattggaaagttCCAAGAGGAGGCAAACATCTATGCCGTCAAGACCGCCGTGTCAGTCACCCAGGGGGGTCACAGCCGCACCAGCTCCCCGACACCCCCTTCCTCTGCAG GCTCTGGCGGCTCTTTCAATCTCTCAGGATCCGGAGACATGTTTCTGGGGATGCCGGGGCTCAACGGAGATTCCTACTCTGCTTCCCAG GTGGAATCACTGCGACACTCAATGGGGCCAGGGGGCTACGGGGATAACCTTGCGGGAGGCCAGATGTACAGCCCTCGGGAAATGAGG gcCAACGGTGGCTGGCAGGAGGCTGTAACCCCGTCCTCAGTGACATCTCCGACAGAGGGACCAGGGAGCGTTCATTCTGACACTTCCAACTGA